The Chryseobacterium aureum genome contains a region encoding:
- a CDS encoding MBL fold metallo-hydrolase, with protein sequence MLQAEIKSLLKEDISILIKVPNSGKHYLCDCGEASLLTVKEVQCISAIFISHTHIDHFSNFDGIFRHQIGSGEKVVICGPKNINQQVEARLKSYTWNLVDERAIEYEIREIISKHEINIYTLRPPYWNLELINTQNFLFEDEYVHVDFAILDHKTESIAYLFKEKDTVSFNENTSDFKKGKWISELKTAFEKNSGEQEIDIEGMVYKAAHLFHLLTRQAGYKLGVIMDHAADENNYEKIRTVFGGADLVYIESFYKDSDQEFAKINYHSFASASGKIMNECQVKEAIPIHFSRRYAESDQEEIETAFYKAFRKN encoded by the coding sequence ATGTTACAGGCAGAAATAAAAAGTCTTTTAAAGGAAGACATCAGTATACTCATTAAAGTTCCGAATTCCGGAAAGCATTATTTGTGCGATTGTGGAGAAGCGAGCTTATTGACTGTGAAGGAAGTTCAGTGCATATCCGCAATATTCATCAGTCATACGCATATAGATCACTTTTCAAATTTCGATGGAATTTTCAGACATCAGATCGGAAGTGGAGAAAAAGTAGTGATTTGTGGTCCCAAAAATATTAATCAACAGGTTGAAGCAAGATTAAAATCTTACACCTGGAATTTGGTAGATGAAAGAGCAATTGAATATGAAATCCGGGAGATTATTTCAAAACACGAAATTAATATCTACACTCTTCGTCCGCCATACTGGAATCTGGAACTAATCAATACCCAAAATTTCCTTTTTGAAGACGAATATGTCCATGTTGATTTTGCCATTCTGGATCACAAAACAGAGTCTATTGCTTATTTGTTTAAAGAAAAAGACACGGTAAGCTTCAATGAAAACACTTCGGATTTCAAAAAAGGAAAATGGATTAGTGAACTTAAAACTGCTTTTGAAAAGAATAGCGGAGAGCAGGAAATTGACATTGAAGGAATGGTTTACAAAGCAGCACATCTGTTTCATCTGTTGACAAGACAGGCAGGCTATAAGCTCGGTGTTATCATGGATCATGCGGCAGATGAAAATAACTACGAGAAAATCAGAACGGTATTTGGAGGAGCAGATCTTGTATATATTGAAAGCTTTTATAAGGATTCCGATCAGGAATTTGCCAAGATCAATTATCACAGTTTTGCATCTGCTTCAGGAAAAATAATGAACGAATGCCAGGTGAAAGAAGCCATTCCGATTCATTTTTCAAGAAGATACGCGGAAAGCGATCAGGAAGAAATTGAGACTGCTTTTTATAAAGCGTTTCGCAAGAATTAA
- a CDS encoding metallophosphoesterase family protein — MKPNIFFTADHHFGHENIIKFSERPFESLDHMNEELIKRWNEKVEPDDTVYHLGDLSLGKPDFTKEILDRLNGNIHLIKGNHEGAALTYPKRFASIRDYHELRIDEPDESNGKEKIILFHYAMRTWNGSHRGVWQLYGHSHGTLPDDEMALSFDVGVDCHNFYPVSYEEVKEIMKRKKWTPPFPPRNQQ; from the coding sequence ATGAAACCCAATATATTTTTTACAGCGGACCATCATTTTGGTCATGAGAATATTATAAAGTTTTCAGAGAGACCCTTTGAATCGCTGGACCATATGAATGAAGAACTCATTAAAAGATGGAACGAGAAAGTTGAACCAGATGATACAGTCTATCATTTAGGAGACTTGAGTTTAGGCAAACCGGATTTTACAAAAGAAATTTTAGACCGGTTAAACGGCAATATCCATCTCATCAAAGGCAATCACGAAGGAGCTGCTCTAACTTATCCAAAGCGGTTTGCCTCCATCAGAGACTACCACGAACTGAGGATTGATGAGCCGGATGAAAGCAATGGTAAAGAGAAAATCATTCTTTTCCATTATGCCATGCGTACCTGGAATGGCTCGCACCGAGGGGTATGGCAGTTATACGGTCATTCGCACGGAACACTGCCGGATGATGAAATGGCACTCAGTTTTGACGTTGGAGTAGACTGCCATAATTTTTATCCGGTTTCCTACGAAGAAGTCAAAGAAATAATGAAGAGGAAAAAATGGACCCCTCCATTTCCTCCCAGAAACCAACAATAA
- a CDS encoding 3'-5' exonuclease, with protein sequence MKTTNEIIIIDLEATCWENDRIPIGQQVDIIEIGICKLHLTTKAISQKQSIYVIPERSDINSFCTDLTGITPQLIEEKGIYFEEACEIIRDQYHSAPLTWAGYGNFDGEQIIEQCDWLGIPNPFSGNYMNVMYEFKKHFNLHRQIGLKRALSYLNMDFEGTHHSGADDAYNTARILSKIL encoded by the coding sequence ATGAAAACAACCAATGAGATCATAATCATCGATCTGGAAGCAACATGTTGGGAAAACGACAGAATTCCCATAGGGCAGCAGGTCGATATTATAGAAATAGGAATTTGCAAATTACACTTAACAACAAAAGCAATTTCCCAAAAACAAAGCATCTATGTAATTCCGGAAAGATCAGACATCAACAGTTTCTGTACGGATCTGACAGGAATTACTCCGCAGCTGATAGAAGAAAAAGGAATCTATTTTGAAGAAGCCTGCGAAATAATCAGAGATCAGTATCATTCTGCACCGCTTACATGGGCAGGATATGGAAACTTTGATGGCGAGCAGATCATAGAGCAGTGCGATTGGCTCGGGATCCCCAATCCTTTTTCAGGAAATTATATGAATGTGATGTATGAATTCAAAAAACATTTCAATCTGCACAGGCAAATTGGACTTAAAAGAGCGCTGAGCTATCTGAATATGGATTTTGAAGGCACCCATCACAGCGGAGCAGACGATGCTTATAACACAGCCAGAATTTTAAGTAAAATTCTGTAA
- a CDS encoding 3'-5' exonuclease — protein MKTTENILIVDLEATCWENRPPRGQESEIIEIGVCIMNAKTGKISKNEGILVKPQYSKVSPFCTELTTLTQNMLDHEGIMLDDAFDILRAEYDSEELTWASYGNYDLNMLKDQARRFYTDYPMSDDHINVKTLFGEIHPTIRKSVGMNRALGELGMTLEGTHHRGVDDARNIAKILHWCLKNY, from the coding sequence GTGAAAACTACAGAAAATATATTAATAGTAGACCTTGAAGCAACATGCTGGGAAAACCGGCCGCCAAGAGGTCAGGAAAGTGAGATCATTGAAATAGGGGTATGCATCATGAATGCAAAAACCGGTAAGATCTCTAAAAATGAAGGGATTTTAGTAAAACCCCAATATTCAAAAGTAAGTCCGTTCTGTACGGAACTCACCACCCTTACCCAGAATATGCTGGATCATGAAGGAATCATGCTGGATGATGCTTTTGATATCCTGAGAGCAGAATATGATTCGGAAGAACTGACCTGGGCAAGCTACGGAAACTATGACCTGAATATGCTTAAGGATCAGGCAAGAAGATTCTACACAGATTATCCGATGAGTGATGACCACATCAACGTAAAGACCTTATTCGGTGAAATTCATCCTACCATCAGGAAAAGTGTCGGGATGAACCGTGCCTTGGGAGAATTGGGAATGACTTTAGAAGGTACCCACCACAGAGGTGTAGATGATGCCAGAAACATTGCAAAGATTCTGCACTGGTGTCTGAAGAATTATTAA
- a CDS encoding alpha/beta fold hydrolase, translated as MMKTVRIEEVELCYEIFGEGHQQNIVLIPGLGSQMIRWDIKFCTLLVEKGFRVIRLDNRDSGSSVFNTKKEISSGKGIEEVFAEFSNEGVPYSLMDMANDVIGLLDHLKIKKAHVAGRSMGGIIAQLLGSCYPERVLSLTIIMSTSLNPSLPKPDPEVMAMMTQVYHDPVVHKKQYLREKIHFAEKISGSGYAFDPDQEKAFLEEELTRSKTKNGIIRQLLAMGSFQYNVDRLKKIAAPALVIHGTDDLIFHPDCGKDIADCIPSAEWVVIEGMGHSIPVELYGFICERISDLTK; from the coding sequence ATGATGAAAACTGTCCGCATAGAAGAGGTTGAGCTTTGCTATGAGATCTTTGGAGAAGGTCATCAGCAGAATATTGTATTGATTCCCGGTTTAGGAAGTCAGATGATCCGCTGGGATATTAAGTTCTGTACTCTGCTGGTAGAAAAAGGATTTAGGGTGATCCGTTTAGACAACAGGGATTCCGGGAGTTCTGTTTTTAATACTAAAAAAGAAATTTCTTCTGGTAAAGGCATTGAAGAGGTTTTTGCTGAATTCAGCAATGAAGGCGTTCCTTATTCTCTGATGGATATGGCGAATGATGTTATAGGCTTACTTGATCATTTAAAGATAAAAAAAGCCCATGTTGCGGGGCGTTCCATGGGTGGAATTATTGCCCAGCTGTTGGGTTCCTGCTATCCTGAAAGAGTTTTATCATTAACGATCATCATGTCAACATCTTTGAATCCTTCTCTTCCCAAGCCGGATCCGGAAGTGATGGCGATGATGACACAGGTATATCATGATCCTGTTGTTCATAAAAAGCAATATTTGAGGGAGAAAATACATTTTGCAGAGAAAATTTCAGGTTCGGGATATGCTTTTGATCCGGATCAGGAAAAAGCTTTTCTTGAGGAGGAACTTACCCGATCAAAGACAAAAAACGGAATTATACGACAGCTTTTAGCGATGGGCTCTTTTCAGTATAATGTTGATAGGTTAAAGAAAATAGCTGCTCCGGCTTTGGTTATTCATGGAACAGACGATCTGATCTTTCATCCGGATTGCGGAAAAGATATTGCAGACTGTATTCCGTCTGCTGAATGGGTTGTTATCGAAGGAATGGGACATTCTATCCCTGTGGAGCTTTATGGTTTTATCTGTGAAAGGATCTCTGATCTGACAAAATAA
- a CDS encoding GIY-YIG nuclease family protein → MKNTLKKQLREKAKDYKTTMGVLSVINTLNGKQYVQPSLHLEALVNKMKFLLNCGMFEHPQLQKDWNELGSDGFNFEFAVTVPDQNNEYINYRQEIKKAEQDFLSASNRELY, encoded by the coding sequence ATGAAAAATACATTAAAAAAACAGCTGAGAGAAAAAGCAAAAGATTACAAAACAACGATGGGAGTTCTTTCTGTTATCAATACGTTAAATGGTAAACAGTATGTTCAGCCTTCTTTACATCTGGAAGCGCTGGTGAACAAAATGAAGTTTCTTTTAAATTGCGGAATGTTTGAACATCCACAATTACAGAAAGATTGGAATGAACTGGGAAGTGATGGTTTTAATTTTGAATTTGCCGTGACTGTCCCTGATCAAAACAATGAGTACATCAACTATCGCCAGGAAATAAAGAAGGCTGAACAGGATTTTTTATCAGCAAGTAACCGGGAATTGTATTAA
- a CDS encoding MarR family winged helix-turn-helix transcriptional regulator yields MISTELLFLININKLQSVVSRKFDSLSVHGLGFNDFVILYVLNSSSESRMRRIDLAEKTGLTASGITRLLNPLEKIGLVAREANERDARVSYVVITPTGKKIFEEARLSAEHITKEILSSKKGL; encoded by the coding sequence ATGATAAGCACGGAATTATTATTTTTGATCAACATCAATAAGCTGCAATCTGTAGTCTCCAGAAAGTTTGATTCTCTTAGTGTTCATGGGCTGGGATTCAATGACTTTGTTATTCTTTATGTTCTCAATTCTTCTTCAGAAAGCAGGATGCGGAGAATAGACCTTGCAGAAAAAACAGGGCTTACGGCATCCGGAATAACCCGGTTATTAAATCCGCTGGAGAAAATCGGGCTGGTAGCCAGAGAAGCTAATGAAAGGGATGCCCGTGTAAGCTATGTGGTTATTACGCCTACCGGTAAAAAGATATTTGAAGAGGCCAGACTAAGCGCTGAGCATATTACGAAAGAAATTCTTTCCTCTAAAAAGGGTCTTTAA
- a CDS encoding DUF6493 family protein, translating into MKERLYEILNEEKIHEIIPFLKELSIEERKTLVPSIKKMDREISKIVMTKNSYHTAGSVNQHSIIDIASFVCMDKKNFGKNYWSLFRNAEQTDQILEWGCPDWFSDFINESVDAEFTAFNYKDILGWTEKGYVKPKPELLGHHLSNYPAALDHHPETLSTHFWYLCEFPSKSLPFRKEWFPIVQKLIAEKKIERKRFLRECLLASNRNFNKNVTGWFMDAFTSLKPTEEELCSLQNELLAGLASPQSKAVNTILSHLKKIVGTAGFKHDEFSHYLPNLLSSEVKTVVVSSLVLTEKIFQRKKMDPEMLGMALSSAFVSKDDSIQSKTAKIILKYIPVSENMMEALSHYSDNILTNIRPLLVKYIEEKQSELEAIASEKLLLTSGENAVQVLQNFEDLMFYLPLAMDDPYSYHCDIALTGFVKFAGDVDAESVKLMEPVFLKACKTISKWEVPYLNVLLCNAIINYGLTLLQKYPVQLKNLEKIYQKTKEEETARETYSTYQKKLGPIEEVGADCPVRQAFKEIAIYALEKIKSGDKIPLLFPITHAPCWISPLILVDRLESYQNNNVEPHHLDIQLALQRCALDDTSKALVEVEKRLKGEYKELLLFFFGKNEKPKGKFIHPSWWMTAGITRSPETVFEEFRDFGYDNIPAEFFSGGYNWKTIDNKKNSYYPVELNIVIPAYHLEKRKEPLFLEYFVAEQKELNEIPALLLCFPNTPANTLAKVIKHCLFYSGIAEVFERSLVLNTANALYQIKKPLDEIGYLFLGTIFLDSDKTIRGTGAEIWLEHVSCQMMDNARLGKVIGLHEKLEWAPVKRLTDLMQHHMLNVSKNHNIALEELISNILLQMDTPVTNLKKILEIYHEVLALNHSAAHKEVIEKLNHWKENSSLKKICNLLLKK; encoded by the coding sequence ATGAAAGAAAGACTTTATGAGATCCTTAATGAGGAAAAAATACATGAGATTATCCCCTTTCTAAAAGAGCTTAGTATTGAAGAAAGGAAAACACTGGTCCCATCTATCAAGAAAATGGATCGTGAGATCAGTAAAATTGTAATGACTAAAAACTCCTACCATACGGCAGGATCTGTGAATCAGCATTCCATTATAGATATTGCTTCATTTGTCTGCATGGACAAGAAAAACTTCGGTAAAAACTACTGGAGTCTCTTCCGTAATGCAGAACAGACAGATCAGATCCTGGAATGGGGATGCCCGGATTGGTTTTCAGACTTTATCAATGAATCTGTAGATGCTGAATTTACCGCATTTAATTATAAGGATATTTTAGGATGGACAGAGAAAGGCTATGTAAAGCCCAAACCGGAATTACTGGGACATCACCTGAGTAATTATCCTGCTGCTCTGGATCATCATCCCGAAACCCTTTCTACCCATTTCTGGTATCTGTGTGAGTTCCCTTCCAAATCTTTACCCTTCCGTAAAGAATGGTTTCCCATTGTTCAAAAGCTGATCGCTGAAAAGAAAATTGAAAGAAAAAGGTTCCTGAGAGAATGTCTTCTCGCTTCCAACAGAAATTTTAATAAAAATGTAACAGGTTGGTTTATGGATGCTTTTACATCACTAAAGCCAACGGAAGAAGAATTGTGTAGCCTGCAGAATGAATTGCTTGCAGGATTAGCTTCCCCACAGTCAAAAGCCGTAAATACAATTCTTTCACATTTGAAAAAAATAGTGGGTACCGCAGGGTTTAAACATGATGAATTTTCACATTATCTTCCTAATCTTCTCAGCTCGGAGGTGAAAACAGTAGTGGTTTCCAGTTTAGTACTTACGGAAAAAATATTTCAGAGAAAGAAAATGGATCCGGAAATGCTGGGAATGGCCTTAAGTTCTGCATTTGTAAGCAAAGACGATAGCATACAGTCCAAAACAGCAAAGATTATTCTTAAATATATTCCGGTTTCAGAAAATATGATGGAGGCTCTTTCTCATTATTCAGATAATATACTCACCAATATACGCCCTCTTTTGGTAAAATATATTGAAGAAAAACAATCCGAACTGGAAGCTATAGCTTCGGAAAAGCTGTTGTTGACTTCAGGTGAAAATGCCGTACAGGTGCTTCAGAATTTTGAGGATCTGATGTTCTATCTTCCTTTAGCGATGGATGATCCTTACAGCTACCATTGTGATATTGCCTTGACAGGATTTGTCAAATTTGCCGGAGATGTAGATGCCGAATCGGTGAAACTTATGGAACCTGTGTTTTTGAAAGCCTGTAAAACGATTTCGAAATGGGAAGTTCCTTATTTGAACGTTTTACTGTGTAATGCTATTATTAATTATGGCCTGACTTTGCTTCAAAAATATCCTGTTCAGCTTAAAAATCTGGAAAAAATATACCAGAAAACCAAAGAAGAGGAAACTGCCAGAGAAACTTACTCAACATATCAGAAAAAACTGGGACCCATAGAAGAGGTGGGCGCTGACTGCCCGGTGAGACAGGCATTTAAGGAAATTGCCATTTATGCTCTTGAAAAAATAAAATCAGGAGATAAAATTCCACTGCTATTTCCCATCACGCACGCTCCATGCTGGATTTCACCATTGATTTTGGTAGACAGGCTGGAGAGTTATCAGAATAATAATGTAGAGCCCCACCATCTGGATATTCAGCTGGCGTTGCAGCGTTGTGCTTTGGATGATACTTCAAAAGCATTGGTAGAAGTTGAGAAGAGACTAAAAGGTGAATATAAAGAATTGTTACTTTTCTTCTTCGGTAAAAATGAAAAACCAAAAGGAAAGTTTATCCATCCTTCATGGTGGATGACCGCTGGCATTACCCGTTCCCCGGAAACTGTTTTTGAAGAGTTCAGAGATTTTGGATATGATAATATTCCTGCGGAATTCTTTTCAGGTGGTTATAATTGGAAAACCATTGATAATAAGAAGAATTCATACTATCCGGTAGAACTGAATATTGTGATTCCAGCATATCATCTCGAAAAAAGAAAAGAACCTTTGTTTTTAGAATATTTTGTGGCCGAACAGAAGGAACTGAACGAAATTCCGGCCCTCCTGCTGTGTTTTCCTAACACCCCTGCAAATACATTGGCGAAGGTGATCAAACATTGCCTTTTCTATTCCGGAATTGCAGAAGTTTTTGAAAGAAGCCTTGTTTTGAATACAGCCAATGCACTCTATCAGATCAAAAAACCTTTGGATGAAATAGGTTACCTGTTCTTAGGAACTATATTTCTGGACAGTGATAAGACCATCCGTGGAACAGGTGCAGAAATATGGCTTGAACACGTTTCCTGCCAGATGATGGACAATGCAAGGCTCGGAAAAGTAATTGGCCTGCACGAAAAACTGGAATGGGCACCGGTTAAAAGATTAACAGATCTTATGCAGCATCATATGCTGAATGTAAGTAAAAATCATAATATCGCTTTAGAGGAGCTGATTTCCAATATTCTCCTTCAGATGGATACACCAGTGACCAATCTGAAAAAAATCCTGGAAATCTATCATGAAGTACTGGCTTTGAATCATTCAGCAGCTCATAAAGAAGTCATTGAAAAATTAAACCACTGGAAAGAAAACTCAAGTCTGAAAAAAATCTGCAATCTTCTTCTGAAAAAATAA
- a CDS encoding SWIM zinc finger family protein, with translation MEDTLIYNYSGASSLVKNGALEELFLAQYSEIHKNTDTSCFFWGNVGQPFMLARCLITLSHIVRSSFSLSPFQMALLKDPIVTAGNGRLRFEGFSHCAGVYARIDVMPEGLDGEFPENGTTNVDFNQPMITALGSIRPNEKIMLSVGEKEVGLYKNEEKIIERKVPLPIKWIKGLGTVQVYLSESEKRHSFNRIQTQQLFRAMPKGVIKTDYYLIVRGNKPIFSPVKSAESVCIGGLHRLRLLEPLLPYIDSMQVFPHTHGQSATWQLYMGNIRFCFSLSRESWRGFSGEGALLDSLISEISDEWIDALDKYAYANQSFHPAKLALEENISFEKSENVTARLAAMGLLGYDLDNREFFYRRLPFKLSRIIGLNPRIKNAEKLIEDGKIEMLNNSKERTEARVVGNGVHHTVIIGKERERCTCEWFSKYQGERGPCKHILAVKKLVNI, from the coding sequence ATGGAAGATACGCTTATTTACAACTATTCAGGAGCATCCTCTTTAGTAAAGAACGGAGCCCTTGAAGAATTATTTCTTGCCCAATACAGCGAGATACATAAAAATACTGACACCTCTTGTTTTTTCTGGGGAAATGTAGGGCAGCCCTTTATGTTGGCAAGATGTCTCATTACGCTTTCCCATATTGTAAGATCCAGCTTTAGCCTGTCGCCGTTTCAGATGGCACTCCTTAAAGATCCAATCGTTACAGCAGGAAATGGAAGACTGAGATTTGAAGGGTTTTCCCATTGTGCGGGAGTCTATGCAAGAATAGACGTAATGCCGGAAGGATTGGATGGCGAGTTTCCGGAAAACGGAACAACGAACGTGGACTTTAATCAGCCCATGATAACCGCGCTGGGAAGCATTCGTCCGAATGAAAAAATTATGCTTTCTGTAGGTGAAAAAGAAGTAGGATTATACAAAAATGAAGAAAAAATAATAGAAAGAAAAGTTCCGTTACCCATAAAATGGATCAAAGGTTTGGGAACGGTTCAGGTATATTTATCAGAATCAGAAAAACGCCACAGCTTCAATAGAATACAGACGCAGCAACTGTTTCGAGCAATGCCGAAAGGAGTGATAAAGACCGATTATTATTTGATTGTGAGGGGAAATAAACCCATTTTTTCTCCCGTAAAATCTGCAGAGTCTGTTTGTATCGGAGGGCTTCACAGGCTTCGTCTTTTAGAGCCCCTTCTTCCTTACATAGATAGCATGCAGGTTTTTCCACATACCCATGGACAGTCTGCTACATGGCAGCTCTATATGGGAAATATCCGGTTCTGTTTTTCTCTGTCAAGAGAATCGTGGAGAGGCTTTTCCGGAGAAGGAGCCTTATTGGACAGCCTTATTTCAGAGATTTCCGATGAATGGATTGATGCTTTGGACAAATATGCCTACGCCAACCAGTCCTTTCATCCTGCGAAACTGGCCTTAGAAGAGAATATAAGCTTTGAGAAGTCAGAAAATGTAACAGCAAGGCTCGCTGCAATGGGATTGCTCGGCTATGATCTGGATAACAGAGAATTTTTCTACCGTAGACTGCCTTTCAAATTAAGCCGCATTATCGGGCTCAATCCGCGTATAAAAAATGCTGAAAAGCTTATCGAAGACGGGAAAATAGAAATGTTAAATAACAGTAAAGAAAGAACAGAAGCCAGGGTAGTAGGTAACGGTGTTCATCACACAGTAATCATTGGAAAAGAAAGAGAACGCTGTACCTGTGAATGGTTCAGCAAATATCAGGGGGAGAGAGGTCCCTGTAAACATATATTGGCAGTAAAAAAGCTCGTAAACATTTAA
- a CDS encoding VOC family protein, translated as MIKGLYETHVQVSNLENAIQFYTEVLGLKLAHRDETRPIAFLWVGEGKEFMLGLWEQKENLQTRHFAFSSSKEDILNYSVEFLKKKDLQPYNFLKNGSVEPMVFAWMPALAIYFNDPDGNQLEFISILEGEGRPEWGVLSYEEWIKQTEN; from the coding sequence ATGATTAAAGGACTTTATGAGACTCACGTGCAGGTAAGCAATCTTGAAAATGCAATACAATTTTATACAGAAGTGCTCGGATTAAAACTGGCACACAGAGACGAAACCAGACCTATTGCCTTTTTATGGGTTGGAGAGGGAAAAGAATTTATGCTGGGGCTGTGGGAACAGAAGGAAAATCTTCAGACCAGACATTTTGCCTTTTCCAGCAGTAAGGAGGATATTCTGAATTATTCAGTAGAATTTCTTAAAAAAAAGGATTTGCAGCCTTATAATTTTCTAAAAAACGGAAGCGTGGAGCCTATGGTATTTGCATGGATGCCTGCGCTGGCCATTTATTTTAATGATCCTGATGGAAACCAGCTTGAGTTTATTTCCATCCTGGAAGGTGAAGGCAGACCGGAATGGGGCGTTCTCAGCTATGAAGAGTGGATAAAGCAGACTGAAAACTGA
- a CDS encoding TROVE domain-containing protein, with protein sequence MKFNFLKKEDKKVVVNYEGAKAYSMTPAEELYSAVVTTGLSEANYEKGNDRLERIQSLIKKNDPEFVAKLAVYARKYMYLRSIPLVLTAELAKQTSGTDLVSKTVDGVVQRADEITELLAYYQLANKRTDVKKLNRLSKQIQKGLVKSFNKFDEYQFAKYNRKAEVTLKDALFLVHPKAKDENQQAVFNKIVNNTLETPYTWEVELSVLGQTKFAHDAERKLAFKNKWEELIFSNKLGYMATMRNLRNILEAKVSPDAMNKVCAYLSDERAVSSSKQLPFRFLAAYRELKNIDSPYLSSVLEALENAVVVSARNIKGFGFDTSVVIAADVSGSMQKAVSGKSKILLYDIGLLMSMILQSQCKNVVTGIFGDRWLRVPMPKNGILRNVDAFYKREGEVGYSTNGYLVIEDLIKRREQVDKVMLFTDTQLWDSRGNRNSFEDTWKKYKAIAPHAKLYIFDLAGYGTQPLDIRKDDVHLIAGWSDKIFDVLNALEDQKSAVEMIDKVVL encoded by the coding sequence ATGAAATTTAATTTTTTAAAAAAAGAAGATAAAAAAGTAGTCGTGAACTATGAAGGTGCAAAGGCATATAGCATGACACCGGCAGAAGAATTGTATAGTGCTGTTGTTACAACAGGACTGTCGGAGGCCAATTATGAAAAAGGAAATGACAGATTGGAAAGAATCCAGTCTCTGATCAAAAAAAATGACCCTGAGTTTGTGGCAAAGCTCGCTGTATATGCAAGGAAATACATGTACCTAAGATCCATTCCGTTGGTTTTGACGGCCGAATTGGCAAAGCAGACCTCAGGTACAGACCTTGTAAGCAAAACAGTAGATGGAGTTGTTCAAAGAGCAGATGAAATCACAGAATTGCTGGCATATTACCAGTTGGCCAACAAAAGAACAGATGTGAAGAAACTGAACAGGCTCTCAAAGCAGATTCAGAAAGGGCTGGTAAAATCATTCAATAAATTTGATGAATACCAGTTTGCAAAATACAACAGAAAAGCAGAAGTAACTTTAAAAGATGCTTTGTTTCTGGTTCATCCAAAAGCTAAAGATGAAAATCAACAGGCTGTTTTTAACAAAATTGTTAACAATACACTGGAAACCCCTTATACATGGGAAGTGGAGCTTTCCGTTTTAGGGCAGACGAAATTTGCACATGATGCCGAGAGAAAACTTGCCTTCAAAAACAAATGGGAAGAATTGATCTTCAGTAATAAACTGGGATATATGGCCACCATGAGAAACCTGAGAAATATCCTGGAGGCTAAAGTTTCGCCTGATGCAATGAATAAAGTATGCGCCTATCTTTCCGATGAAAGAGCAGTATCCAGTTCAAAACAGCTTCCATTCCGTTTTCTGGCCGCTTACAGAGAGTTAAAAAATATTGATTCTCCTTATCTGTCCTCAGTACTGGAAGCATTGGAAAATGCTGTTGTGGTGAGTGCCAGAAATATCAAAGGCTTTGGCTTTGACACTTCAGTAGTGATCGCTGCGGACGTATCAGGCTCTATGCAGAAAGCGGTGTCCGGCAAAAGTAAAATTTTGCTGTATGATATCGGTTTGCTGATGTCTATGATTCTGCAGTCACAGTGTAAAAATGTGGTGACGGGTATCTTCGGTGACCGTTGGCTAAGAGTTCCAATGCCGAAAAATGGTATTTTAAGGAATGTGGATGCCTTCTACAAACGTGAAGGTGAAGTAGGATACTCCACCAATGGCTATCTGGTGATCGAAGACCTTATCAAAAGAAGAGAACAGGTGGATAAAGTAATGCTTTTCACGGATACCCAGCTATGGGATAGCAGAGGAAACAGAAACTCCTTTGAAGATACCTGGAAGAAGTACAAAGCCATCGCTCCTCATGCAAAGCTGTATATTTTTGACCTGGCAGGTTATGGTACACAACCGCTTGATATCAGGAAAGATGATGTACACCTTATTGCAGGTTGGTCAGACAAAATTTTCGATGTACTGAATGCATTGGAAGACCAAAAATCAGCCGTAGAAATGATTGATAAAGTAGTGCTGTAA
- a CDS encoding helix-turn-helix domain-containing protein — protein sequence MRPNYKKIYLDMLRMEYPEKLKDPKIKALLEKLHTSEDVLKMNEKLFKQSRENQKLKTYDRQTMLKLLQYQKKHGHSTSYMSRKYKISRTTLSKWKVLFEEELGNTMKNAGK from the coding sequence ATGCGCCCCAATTACAAGAAAATTTACCTGGATATGCTCAGGATGGAGTATCCTGAAAAGCTGAAGGATCCAAAAATCAAAGCGCTCCTTGAAAAGCTTCATACCAGTGAAGATGTGCTTAAGATGAATGAAAAACTGTTCAAACAGTCCAGAGAAAATCAAAAACTTAAGACCTATGACAGGCAGACTATGCTAAAACTGCTTCAGTATCAGAAAAAGCACGGTCATTCTACCAGTTATATGTCCAGAAAGTATAAAATAAGCCGAACAACACTTTCAAAATGGAAAGTGTTGTTTGAAGAAGAACTTGGAAACACCATGAAAAATGCCGGTAAATAA